In Deltaproteobacteria bacterium, the following proteins share a genomic window:
- a CDS encoding DUF420 domain-containing protein, which produces MTKATPLAPSPAEAAAATERLAAWVIGALTAIVIAGVALVIYVPRVGRAGGSSWLPEINASLNATATILLSTGYVLIRRRRIGAHRACMIAAFAASSLFLITYLIHHARVGSVPFHGPAWLRPVYLGLLVPHIVLAALVVPLALTTIHRAGCGRFDRHRRLARVTLPIWLYVSVSCVLVYVLLYHSGH; this is translated from the coding sequence ATGACGAAAGCCACCCCTCTCGCGCCCAGCCCGGCCGAAGCGGCGGCCGCGACGGAGCGGCTCGCCGCCTGGGTCATCGGCGCGCTGACTGCCATCGTCATCGCGGGCGTCGCCCTCGTCATCTACGTGCCGCGCGTCGGCCGCGCGGGCGGGTCGTCCTGGCTTCCCGAGATCAACGCCTCGCTCAACGCCACAGCGACGATCCTCCTCAGTACCGGGTACGTGCTCATCCGACGCCGCCGCATCGGCGCTCACCGGGCGTGCATGATCGCCGCCTTCGCCGCCTCCTCCCTCTTCCTCATCACCTACCTGATCCACCACGCCCGCGTGGGCTCGGTCCCCTTCCACGGTCCGGCGTGGCTGCGCCCCGTCTACCTGGGGCTTCTCGTCCCACATATCGTGCTGGCGGCGCTCGTGGTGCCGCTGGCGCTGACGACTATCCACCGCGCCGGGTGCGGCCGCTTCGACCGTCACCGGCGGCTGGCGCGGGTGACGCTGCCCATCTGGCTCTACGTCTCGGTCAGCTGCGTCCTCGTGTACGTCCTCCTCTACCACTCCGGTCATTGA